The following coding sequences are from one Megamonas funiformis window:
- the holB gene encoding DNA polymerase III subunit delta', which yields MISWQNIYGHEQIKADLQLLLQENKLPHALLFSGIDGIGKLLTAKMLAKSLLCCNSQQGNMACGYCNSCKMFDEQNHPDFYYLEPEGKTRKLIKIEQIRQIQAKIALSPYLSDKQVVIINDAQYLNDTAGNSLLKTLEEPIGEVFFILITSNKDMILPTILSRCMKIYFAPLSYLDVAKVLQQKIQIEEDKAKIIARLSGGSILKAMQFIDDDALALRQKALSCLQDNFSIKDIWSFIDELSSFERNKINDIMSHLQMLLRDLLLMKVNKDSDIIYNQDIKDDLLNIQNKYDEVNLLTKLTLVEEILKRLNSNADIKLILQKFILDWQNK from the coding sequence ATGATTAGTTGGCAAAATATTTATGGGCATGAGCAAATAAAAGCGGATTTACAATTATTATTGCAAGAAAATAAATTGCCTCATGCCTTATTATTTTCAGGAATTGATGGTATTGGTAAATTATTGACGGCTAAGATGTTAGCTAAATCGCTACTTTGCTGTAATTCGCAACAAGGCAATATGGCTTGTGGTTATTGTAATTCTTGCAAGATGTTTGATGAACAAAATCACCCTGATTTTTATTATTTGGAGCCAGAAGGTAAAACAAGAAAATTGATTAAGATTGAGCAAATTCGTCAAATACAAGCAAAAATAGCTTTATCGCCATATCTGTCAGATAAACAAGTGGTGATTATAAATGATGCTCAATATTTAAATGATACAGCAGGAAACAGTTTGCTTAAGACTCTAGAAGAGCCAATAGGTGAAGTGTTTTTTATTTTAATCACTTCTAATAAAGATATGATACTGCCTACTATATTATCGCGTTGTATGAAGATATATTTTGCGCCTCTTTCTTATCTAGATGTGGCGAAGGTTTTACAACAAAAAATACAGATTGAAGAAGATAAAGCTAAAATCATTGCTAGATTGTCTGGTGGCAGTATATTAAAAGCTATGCAATTTATTGATGATGATGCTCTAGCCTTAAGACAAAAGGCGTTATCTTGTCTTCAAGACAATTTTTCCATAAAAGATATATGGTCATTTATTGATGAATTATCAAGTTTTGAGCGAAATAAGATAAATGATATAATGAGTCATTTACAAATGCTATTGAGAGACTTATTACTGATGAAGGTTAATAAAGATAGTGATATTATTTATAATCAGGATATAAAAGATGATTTATTGAATATACAAAACAAGTATGATGAAGTTAATCTATTAACTAAATTGACCTTAGTAGAAGAGATTTTAAAACGGTTAAATTCTAATGCAGATATAAAACTCATCTTGCAGAAATTTATTTTAGATTGGCAAAATAAATAA
- a CDS encoding PSP1 domain-containing protein — protein sequence MQTVVGVRFKKACKIYYFGLGGLELAQGDGVVVKTARGVEFGTVVIGPRDVPDSEVVQPLKDVQRKATQEDIDKLAENSEKEKEAYAICEEKIRLRELPMKLISVEYTLDVNKIIFYFTAEGRIDFRELVKDLAAVFHTRIELRQIGVRDEAKLLGGIGCCGRPLCCATFLGDFEPVSIRMAKDQSLSLNPTKISGICGRLMCCLKYENDLYQGCCKQNSIIAPPKQGSRVVSMEGEGKAISINMQKRTVTVLLDSKKTIVASWEDVVEKDDDDI from the coding sequence GTGCAGACCGTTGTAGGTGTAAGATTTAAAAAAGCTTGTAAAATATATTATTTTGGGTTAGGTGGATTGGAATTAGCCCAAGGTGATGGCGTAGTAGTAAAAACTGCTCGTGGTGTTGAATTTGGAACAGTTGTTATAGGGCCACGTGATGTACCAGATTCAGAAGTTGTACAGCCATTAAAAGATGTACAAAGAAAAGCAACACAAGAAGATATTGATAAATTGGCAGAAAACAGCGAAAAGGAAAAAGAAGCTTATGCTATTTGTGAAGAGAAAATTCGCTTGCGTGAATTGCCAATGAAACTCATCAGCGTAGAATATACTCTTGATGTGAATAAGATAATTTTTTATTTCACTGCTGAAGGTAGAATTGACTTTAGAGAATTAGTAAAAGATTTGGCAGCAGTATTCCATACTCGCATTGAGCTTCGTCAAATTGGCGTACGTGATGAAGCAAAATTATTAGGTGGAATAGGTTGCTGTGGTAGACCACTTTGCTGTGCTACTTTTTTAGGCGATTTTGAGCCAGTATCCATTCGCATGGCGAAAGACCAGAGTTTATCTTTAAATCCAACAAAAATATCTGGTATTTGCGGTCGTTTGATGTGTTGTTTAAAATATGAAAATGATTTATACCAAGGTTGTTGCAAACAAAATAGTATTATTGCTCCGCCAAAACAAGGTAGTCGTGTAGTATCTATGGAAGGCGAAGGAAAAGCTATTTCTATCAATATGCAAAAACGTACTGTAACGGTATTATTAGACTCTAAAAAAACTATTGTGGCTTCATGGGAAGATGTTGTAGAAAAAGATGACGATGATATCTGA
- a CDS encoding tRNA1(Val) (adenine(37)-N6)-methyltransferase, producing MISDWNLNLKENERIDDLLAGGLKIIQNNKEFCFSIDAVLLAHFVTVRKNAKGLDLGTGTGVIPLLLSNRAMKMDALEINPVTCEIAKRNMVMNKLQDKICVQEGDLCKIKEYYKPQSMDFVVSNPPYRQINQGHLNILDGVARARHEITATLDDVVRAGSFVLKRKGRFAMVHLPERLGEIMVAFHKYNIEAKRLQLVQPKRDKAPNIVLIEGVKEGAPGGLSVEPALIVHEDNGDYTRKLMEYYYPDRL from the coding sequence ATGATATCTGATTGGAATTTAAATTTAAAAGAAAATGAACGTATAGATGATTTATTAGCTGGCGGATTGAAAATAATTCAAAACAATAAAGAATTTTGTTTTTCCATTGATGCTGTATTATTAGCACATTTTGTAACTGTACGTAAAAATGCTAAAGGATTAGATTTAGGCACAGGAACAGGTGTTATTCCCTTATTATTATCCAATAGAGCGATGAAAATGGACGCTTTGGAGATAAATCCTGTAACTTGTGAAATTGCCAAACGCAATATGGTCATGAATAAACTTCAAGACAAGATTTGCGTTCAAGAAGGCGATTTATGCAAGATAAAAGAATATTATAAACCTCAATCTATGGATTTTGTCGTATCTAATCCACCTTATCGTCAAATAAATCAAGGTCATTTAAATATTTTAGATGGAGTGGCAAGAGCTAGACATGAAATAACAGCTACACTTGATGATGTAGTGCGTGCAGGTAGTTTTGTATTGAAGAGAAAAGGTCGTTTTGCCATGGTACATTTGCCAGAGCGACTAGGCGAAATCATGGTGGCTTTTCACAAATATAATATTGAAGCGAAAAGACTGCAATTAGTACAACCAAAACGAGATAAAGCACCGAATATAGTCTTGATTGAAGGTGTCAAAGAAGGCGCTCCAGGTGGATTGAGTGTAGAGCCAGCGCTTATTGTCCATGAAGATAATGGTGATTATACAAGAAAATTAATGGAATATTATTATCCAGATAGATTGTAA
- the rsmI gene encoding 16S rRNA (cytidine(1402)-2'-O)-methyltransferase: MIENKNGCLYLVATPIGNLEDMTYRGVRILNEVDLIAAEDTRNTRKLLSHYDIHTALTSYHEHNKFEKGPQLITKLQEGLNIAVVSDAGLPGIADPGTHLAQLAIQEGIKVTPIPGANAALSALICSGIDTRKFTFIGFLPKTSKKRKELLEAIKLREETLIFYETPYHLKDMLKELMNVLGKDRQASTCRELTKKFEEFNRGTLEELVNFFHENEPRGEFVVIVSGITEEMLNEQEDTKEDISPVKYVQDLMEKGINKKEAMRMAAKALNMSRRDIYQALLKDD; the protein is encoded by the coding sequence ATGATAGAAAATAAAAATGGCTGTTTATATTTAGTAGCTACTCCTATTGGAAATTTAGAAGATATGACTTATCGTGGAGTTAGAATTTTAAATGAAGTAGATTTAATAGCAGCTGAAGATACAAGAAATACACGAAAATTATTATCACATTATGATATTCATACGGCGCTTACAAGCTATCATGAACATAATAAATTTGAAAAAGGGCCACAGCTTATAACAAAACTTCAAGAAGGATTAAATATCGCTGTAGTAAGTGATGCAGGTCTTCCAGGAATTGCTGACCCTGGTACGCATTTAGCACAACTAGCAATACAGGAAGGTATAAAAGTAACGCCTATTCCTGGAGCAAATGCAGCACTATCGGCACTTATTTGTTCTGGTATAGATACAAGAAAATTCACTTTCATAGGATTTTTGCCCAAGACAAGCAAAAAGCGCAAAGAATTATTAGAGGCTATAAAACTTAGAGAAGAAACATTGATTTTTTATGAAACACCATATCATCTAAAAGATATGTTGAAAGAATTAATGAATGTTTTAGGCAAAGATAGACAGGCTTCAACTTGTAGAGAGCTTACGAAAAAATTTGAAGAATTTAATCGTGGCACTTTAGAAGAATTGGTAAATTTCTTCCATGAAAATGAACCTCGTGGTGAATTTGTAGTTATTGTATCTGGAATTACTGAAGAAATGTTAAATGAACAAGAAGATACAAAAGAAGATATCTCTCCTGTGAAATATGTGCAGGACTTAATGGAAAAGGGTATAAACAAAAAAGAAGCTATGCGTATGGCTGCAAAAGCTTTAAATATGAGTAGACGAGATATTTATCAAGCATTGTTAAAAGATGATTGA
- the metG gene encoding methionine--tRNA ligase, translated as MAKQSFYITTPIYYPSAKLHIGHAYCTTIADSIARYKRLSDFDVFFLTGSDEHGQKIEQKAEEQGVTPIEYVDKIVAGFQNLWKRLNISNDDFIRTTQKRHEKVVQEVFKRIYEKGDIYKGAYKGLYCTPCESFWLERQLVDGKCPDCGREVKEVAEEAYFFKISKYADRLLEYIEANPDFIQPVSRRNEMINFIKQGLEDLCISRTSFDWGIPVPIDEKHVIYVWFDALTNYLTPIGYLDDPEKFNKFWPADLHLVGKEIVRFHTIIWPIILMALDLPLPKKVYGHGWLIVDGDKMSKSKGNVIDPIGLIDEFGADAIRYFLLREINLGQDGNFSRDALISRINSDLANDLGNLLHRTLSMINKYNKGIIEQPGDIREVDQALIDDATKTIAEYKNYMDNMKLSDSIKLVWSFISRTNKYIDETTPWVLGKDEARKAELNRVLYDLVESLRAISVMIEPFIPTTARRIWAQLNLPQNFDEIRISDIEGWGKTPVGIQINKPEQLFPRIEIEEEKLEAKKEVKENKKAKKEEQKAPEKAKENEDGMIGIEDFSKIDLRVVEILAAEPVPKTDKLMKIQVSLGDEERTVVSGIAKHYKPEDLIGKHVVLVANLKPAKLRGVMSHGMLLAASKGDELQIVETTMPVGSKVK; from the coding sequence TTGGCTAAACAATCTTTTTATATAACTACGCCAATTTATTATCCTAGTGCAAAACTTCATATCGGTCATGCTTATTGTACAACAATTGCAGATAGTATTGCTCGTTATAAACGTTTATCCGATTTTGATGTATTTTTCTTAACTGGTTCTGATGAACACGGTCAAAAAATTGAACAGAAAGCCGAAGAACAAGGCGTTACTCCTATTGAATATGTAGATAAAATAGTTGCAGGCTTCCAAAATTTATGGAAAAGATTAAATATCTCTAATGACGATTTCATTCGTACTACACAAAAACGCCATGAAAAAGTAGTACAAGAAGTTTTCAAACGCATTTATGAAAAAGGCGATATTTATAAAGGTGCATATAAAGGCTTATATTGCACACCTTGCGAAAGCTTCTGGCTCGAACGTCAATTAGTTGATGGTAAATGCCCAGATTGCGGTCGTGAAGTGAAAGAAGTAGCAGAAGAAGCATATTTCTTCAAGATTTCTAAATATGCTGATCGCTTACTTGAATATATTGAAGCAAATCCAGATTTCATTCAGCCAGTATCTCGCAGAAATGAAATGATTAACTTCATTAAACAAGGCTTAGAAGATTTATGTATTTCTCGTACATCTTTTGACTGGGGTATTCCTGTACCAATTGATGAAAAACATGTAATTTATGTATGGTTTGATGCACTTACAAACTATTTAACACCAATTGGATATTTAGATGACCCAGAAAAATTCAACAAATTCTGGCCAGCAGACCTTCACCTCGTAGGTAAAGAAATTGTTCGCTTCCATACAATTATTTGGCCAATAATCTTAATGGCACTTGATTTACCACTTCCTAAAAAAGTATATGGTCATGGTTGGCTTATAGTTGATGGCGATAAAATGAGTAAATCTAAAGGAAATGTAATCGATCCAATCGGCTTAATTGACGAATTTGGCGCAGATGCTATCCGTTATTTCTTACTTCGTGAAATCAATTTAGGTCAAGACGGTAACTTCTCTCGTGATGCTTTGATTTCTCGTATTAATTCTGACCTTGCAAATGACCTTGGAAACTTATTACATCGTACACTTAGTATGATTAATAAATATAATAAAGGCATTATCGAACAGCCTGGCGATATTCGTGAAGTAGACCAAGCATTAATTGATGATGCTACAAAAACTATTGCTGAATATAAAAACTACATGGATAATATGAAACTCAGCGATAGCATCAAACTTGTATGGTCATTTATTAGCCGTACAAATAAATATATTGATGAAACTACTCCATGGGTTTTAGGAAAAGATGAAGCTAGAAAAGCTGAATTAAATCGTGTACTTTATGATTTAGTAGAAAGCTTACGTGCAATCAGTGTAATGATTGAGCCATTTATTCCTACTACAGCTCGTCGTATTTGGGCTCAATTGAATTTACCACAAAACTTTGATGAAATTCGCATCAGCGATATCGAAGGTTGGGGCAAAACTCCTGTAGGTATTCAAATCAATAAACCAGAACAGCTCTTCCCTCGTATTGAAATCGAAGAAGAAAAACTAGAAGCTAAAAAAGAAGTAAAAGAAAATAAAAAAGCTAAAAAAGAAGAACAAAAAGCTCCAGAAAAAGCCAAAGAAAATGAAGATGGCATGATTGGCATAGAAGATTTTAGCAAAATTGATTTACGTGTAGTAGAAATCTTAGCTGCTGAACCTGTGCCAAAAACAGATAAACTCATGAAAATACAAGTTTCTTTAGGCGATGAAGAAAGAACAGTAGTATCTGGTATTGCTAAACACTACAAACCAGAAGATTTAATTGGCAAACATGTAGTTTTAGTTGCTAATTTAAAACCTGCAAAACTTCGTGGTGTAATGAGCCATGGTATGCTTTTAGCTGCTTCTAAAGGCGATGAACTTCAAATAGTAGAAACTACAATGCCTGTAGGTAGTAAGGTGAAATAA
- a CDS encoding TatD family hydrolase has product MLVDTHAHLDDLKYEEDRQEVIARAKAEGTTRIITMGDTMESSFNAIKIADNFDGVFAGAGVHPQEALSIQSNKDYDTLAELMTLPKVKVLGEIGLDYYYENAPRKVQREVFIRQLDVARQMHMPVSIHDRDAHGDTMAILKKEGKGLTGSIHCFSGSYEMAKELLKMGWFLGVDGPLTFKNSAKLPEIVAKIPLERLLLETDCPYLAPVPKRGRRNEPAYVKYIAEKVAEIRNISLEEVANQTTKNAIEVFNL; this is encoded by the coding sequence ATGTTAGTAGATACACATGCACATCTTGATGATTTAAAATACGAAGAAGATAGACAAGAAGTAATAGCTAGAGCAAAAGCTGAAGGTACAACAAGAATTATCACTATGGGTGATACTATGGAGTCTTCATTTAATGCTATTAAAATTGCAGATAATTTTGATGGTGTTTTTGCAGGAGCTGGAGTACATCCACAAGAAGCTTTGAGCATACAAAGCAATAAAGATTATGATACTTTAGCAGAACTTATGACTTTACCAAAGGTAAAAGTTTTAGGTGAAATAGGCTTAGATTATTATTATGAAAATGCTCCTCGTAAAGTTCAGCGTGAAGTATTTATTCGTCAATTAGATGTAGCAAGACAAATGCATATGCCAGTTAGCATACATGACCGTGATGCTCATGGTGATACTATGGCAATCTTGAAAAAAGAAGGAAAAGGGCTGACAGGCTCAATACATTGTTTTTCTGGTAGCTATGAAATGGCAAAAGAATTATTAAAAATGGGTTGGTTCTTAGGTGTTGATGGACCGCTTACTTTTAAAAATTCAGCAAAATTGCCAGAAATAGTGGCCAAAATTCCTTTGGAAAGATTGCTTTTAGAAACAGATTGCCCATATTTGGCACCTGTTCCTAAACGTGGTAGACGCAATGAACCAGCATATGTAAAATATATAGCAGAAAAAGTAGCAGAGATTAGAAATATTTCTTTAGAAGAAGTAGCAAATCAAACAACTAAAAACGCTATAGAAGTATTTAATTTATAA
- a CDS encoding 3D domain-containing protein, whose translation MDFKNLLSHNLTKCKLTAVVVLCFAMATLTGFVTANKNVTIVADGNKMVVNTVYDNPKNILKQAGIKLDNGDDYTVSTGNITDNAVITINRAMPVTVEIDGDTKVVKTTKKTVGELISSMNLDEDKYFVEGGKDTQLHTDAKVKVLNVSSKLVLRDEVQNYQVIKEPDSSMIRGNEEVIQAGRNGLNRLLVREKYHKGIKVGEEVVQTSQLVRPVNQVIRKGTAEPMNTIGLRSYSQVLYMEASAYLPYDGGGAGYTALGIPARYGVVAVDPDIIPLGTRVYIPGYGEAIAADTGGAINGYMIDLCMEDYTQAIAFGRRGVEVYILD comes from the coding sequence ATGGATTTTAAAAACCTATTAAGCCACAATTTAACAAAATGTAAACTAACTGCAGTAGTGGTTTTATGTTTTGCAATGGCTACATTAACTGGATTTGTAACAGCAAATAAAAATGTCACAATTGTAGCAGATGGTAATAAAATGGTAGTCAATACGGTCTATGATAATCCAAAGAATATATTGAAGCAAGCTGGTATAAAGTTAGATAATGGAGATGATTATACAGTATCTACAGGTAATATAACTGATAATGCTGTAATTACAATCAATCGTGCAATGCCAGTAACTGTAGAAATTGATGGAGATACAAAAGTAGTAAAAACCACAAAGAAAACTGTGGGTGAATTGATATCTTCAATGAATTTAGATGAAGATAAGTATTTTGTTGAGGGCGGTAAAGATACTCAACTACATACTGATGCAAAAGTAAAAGTTTTAAATGTTTCTAGTAAATTAGTATTAAGAGATGAAGTACAAAATTATCAGGTGATAAAAGAGCCAGATAGCTCTATGATCCGTGGTAATGAAGAAGTAATTCAAGCTGGAAGAAATGGTTTAAATAGATTATTAGTTAGAGAAAAATATCATAAAGGTATTAAAGTGGGAGAAGAAGTAGTACAAACTTCTCAATTAGTTCGTCCTGTAAATCAGGTTATTCGTAAAGGCACAGCAGAACCGATGAATACTATTGGTTTGAGATCATATTCTCAAGTATTGTATATGGAAGCTAGTGCATATTTACCTTATGATGGTGGCGGTGCTGGATATACAGCGCTTGGTATTCCTGCTCGTTATGGTGTAGTAGCTGTAGACCCAGATATTATTCCACTTGGAACGCGTGTATATATTCCAGGTTATGGTGAAGCTATTGCGGCAGATACTGGCGGTGCGATTAATGGCTATATGATTGATTTATGTATGGAAGATTATACTCAAGCTATAGCTTTTGGTCGTCGTGGTGTAGAAGTTTATATTTTAGATTGA
- the rnmV gene encoding ribonuclease M5 — protein sequence MIKEVLVVEGKMDVVAINKAVEADCIITEGFNLLPKTIKNIRAAYEKRGIIILTDPDSAGERIRTYLTRRFPNAKHAFVPCEEATANDDIGIEQASPEAIRKALAKVRTMNWKPSDEFSATDLILNRLNGFANSGVRRAKLGAILGIGFANAKTFLRRLNNYGITRDEFNQALAKLNSENDINEVENK from the coding sequence ATGATAAAAGAAGTTTTAGTTGTAGAAGGAAAAATGGACGTTGTAGCCATTAATAAAGCAGTTGAAGCTGATTGTATTATCACAGAAGGTTTTAATTTATTGCCTAAGACTATAAAAAATATTAGAGCTGCTTATGAAAAACGTGGCATTATTATTTTAACTGACCCAGATTCAGCTGGAGAGCGAATTCGCACATATTTAACAAGAAGATTTCCTAATGCAAAGCACGCTTTTGTACCTTGTGAAGAAGCTACTGCAAATGATGATATCGGTATAGAGCAGGCAAGTCCTGAAGCTATTCGTAAAGCATTGGCTAAAGTGCGTACAATGAATTGGAAACCTAGTGATGAATTTAGTGCTACTGATTTAATTTTAAATCGCTTAAATGGTTTTGCAAATTCTGGTGTTCGCAGGGCAAAATTAGGTGCTATTTTAGGAATTGGTTTTGCAAATGCTAAAACTTTTTTACGCAGATTAAATAATTATGGAATTACTAGAGATGAATTTAATCAAGCTTTAGCAAAATTAAATTCAGAAAATGACATTAACGAAGTTGAAAATAAATAA
- the rsmA gene encoding 16S rRNA (adenine(1518)-N(6)/adenine(1519)-N(6))-dimethyltransferase RsmA, producing MKQPTIANKKVTRYILQRFGIHMSKRLGQNFLIDANIVQGIVDAANVQENDRVLEIGPGIGTLTQALAETGAEVTCVELDKRLPEVLAHTLDAYDNVRVIQGDILKVNIPEIMGDKPFKVVANLPYYITTPIIMALLEKHLPITDIVVMVQKEVAERMAAQPGGKTYGALSVAVQYYTVPEIALYVPPRSFMPPPEVDSVVVNCKVRQTPAVELIDEKMFFRVVKAAFGQRRKTLNNALKSMGVDKNIIADVLDKAGIEATRRGETLTMEEFGAIANILVQMAKQEA from the coding sequence ATGAAGCAACCTACTATTGCTAATAAGAAGGTTACAAGATATATTTTACAGCGTTTTGGCATTCATATGAGCAAACGCTTAGGACAGAACTTTTTAATAGATGCTAATATTGTACAGGGCATTGTAGATGCAGCAAATGTACAGGAAAATGATAGAGTATTAGAAATCGGCCCGGGTATCGGTACTTTGACTCAAGCTTTAGCTGAAACTGGAGCAGAGGTTACTTGTGTAGAATTAGATAAAAGATTGCCAGAAGTTTTGGCACATACTTTAGATGCTTATGACAATGTGCGTGTTATTCAAGGAGATATTTTAAAAGTAAATATTCCAGAAATCATGGGCGATAAACCATTTAAAGTAGTAGCTAATTTGCCGTATTATATTACTACACCAATTATCATGGCTTTGCTCGAAAAACATTTGCCCATAACAGATATCGTAGTAATGGTACAAAAAGAAGTAGCAGAACGTATGGCAGCACAGCCAGGCGGTAAAACATATGGTGCTTTATCTGTAGCAGTGCAGTATTATACAGTGCCTGAAATCGCTTTATATGTACCACCACGTTCTTTTATGCCACCTCCAGAAGTGGATTCTGTAGTAGTGAATTGTAAAGTCAGACAGACTCCTGCCGTAGAACTTATTGATGAAAAAATGTTCTTTAGAGTGGTAAAAGCAGCTTTTGGTCAACGTCGTAAGACTTTAAATAATGCTTTAAAATCCATGGGTGTAGATAAAAATATTATTGCTGATGTATTAGATAAAGCTGGAATAGAAGCAACTCGTCGCGGAGAAACTTTGACTATGGAAGAGTTTGGAGCTATTGCTAATATTTTGGTACAAATGGCAAAACAGGAGGCATGA
- a CDS encoding exodeoxyribonuclease III: protein MKFVSWNVNGLRACMNKGFMETFQTLDADIFCLQETKMQPHQLELDLPRYKQYWNSAEKKGYSGTAIFTKVEPLNVSYGLGIEEHDHEGRVITLEFDKFFMVCVYTPNSKRELERLDYRMQWEDAFRNYLVELNKQKPVVMCGDLNVAHKEIDLKNPKTNRRSAGFTDEERSKMTELLQAGFVDTFRYLYPDKTSIYSWWSYMRKARENNAGWRIDYFIVSKDIEENIKEAGIHNEFFGSDHCPVSLELDI, encoded by the coding sequence ATGAAATTTGTTTCTTGGAATGTAAATGGTCTTCGTGCTTGTATGAATAAGGGTTTCATGGAGACTTTTCAGACTTTAGATGCAGATATTTTTTGTTTACAAGAAACAAAAATGCAACCTCATCAATTAGAATTAGATTTACCTAGATATAAACAGTATTGGAATAGTGCAGAAAAAAAGGGTTATTCAGGTACAGCTATTTTTACTAAAGTAGAGCCATTAAATGTAAGTTATGGTTTAGGTATAGAAGAACATGACCACGAAGGTCGTGTAATTACTTTAGAATTTGATAAATTCTTTATGGTCTGCGTATATACACCAAATTCTAAGCGAGAATTAGAGCGCTTGGATTACCGTATGCAATGGGAAGATGCTTTTCGCAATTATTTAGTTGAATTAAACAAACAAAAACCTGTTGTGATGTGTGGAGATTTAAATGTTGCTCATAAAGAGATTGATTTAAAAAATCCTAAGACAAATCGCCGTAGTGCAGGTTTTACAGATGAAGAACGCAGTAAAATGACTGAATTATTACAAGCAGGTTTTGTAGATACTTTCCGTTATCTTTATCCGGATAAAACAAGCATTTATTCATGGTGGTCATATATGCGAAAAGCTCGTGAAAATAATGCTGGGTGGAGAATTGATTATTTTATCGTATCTAAAGATATTGAAGAAAATATAAAAGAAGCTGGCATTCACAATGAATTTTTTGGTAGTGACCATTGTCCAGTTAGTTTGGAATTAGATATTTAA
- a CDS encoding RNA-guided endonuclease InsQ/TnpB family protein, with protein sequence MKTYCFKLYNSKRNKKLHRQINAAGLIYNHCIAIHKRYYRLFKKSLHKFVLQKHLTKLKKRAKFSYLKEIGSQSVQNITERIDRAYKLFFRNQKHNVRSAPPSFKKIRKYKSYTLKTSGWKLLGGNVIRIANQKYRYFKSRDIDGKVKTVTIKRDALGDIYLYFSCETNENEVLTRTGESVGFDFGLKIFLTGSERKNIISPLFFKQNAKLIVKANRNLSRKQKASNNRQKARLNLARLHKKVTNMRRDFHWKTAQYLTGKYALISIENLNLKAMQKRFGRKISDLGFADFVNKLKYETQKAGSNVVEVGNFFPSSQLCSNCGYQNKELKELRIREWTCPKCGKHHDRDLNAAINIKKEGERIFFSRK encoded by the coding sequence ATGAAAACCTATTGCTTTAAGCTATATAACTCTAAACGAAATAAAAAACTTCATAGGCAGATTAATGCGGCAGGTCTCATTTATAATCACTGCATTGCAATTCACAAACGGTACTATCGTTTATTTAAAAAATCATTGCACAAATTTGTTCTGCAGAAACACTTAACTAAACTGAAAAAACGGGCAAAATTCAGCTATCTTAAAGAAATAGGTTCACAATCAGTACAAAATATAACTGAACGCATAGACCGTGCCTATAAGTTGTTTTTCAGAAATCAGAAGCATAATGTCCGTTCAGCTCCTCCGTCGTTTAAAAAGATACGTAAATATAAATCATATACTTTGAAAACGTCCGGTTGGAAATTATTGGGTGGAAATGTTATTAGAATTGCCAATCAGAAATATCGCTATTTTAAATCGCGGGATATTGACGGAAAAGTAAAGACCGTAACCATAAAGCGCGATGCTTTAGGCGATATTTATTTGTATTTTTCCTGTGAAACAAATGAAAATGAAGTCTTAACAAGAACAGGTGAAAGCGTCGGTTTTGACTTCGGGTTAAAGATATTTCTCACAGGTTCAGAACGGAAAAATATCATCTCTCCGCTGTTTTTCAAGCAGAATGCAAAATTAATTGTTAAAGCTAACCGCAATTTATCCCGTAAACAAAAAGCTTCTAACAATCGCCAAAAAGCAAGACTGAATTTGGCAAGACTGCATAAAAAAGTAACGAATATGCGCCGTGATTTTCATTGGAAAACGGCACAGTATCTCACTGGTAAATATGCCTTAATCTCTATCGAAAATTTGAATTTAAAAGCCATGCAGAAACGTTTCGGCAGAAAGATATCCGATTTAGGTTTTGCCGATTTTGTAAACAAGTTGAAGTATGAAACACAAAAGGCAGGTTCCAACGTTGTTGAAGTAGGAAATTTCTTTCCGTCAAGTCAGCTATGCAGTAATTGTGGCTATCAAAACAAAGAACTCAAAGAATTGAGAATAAGAGAATGGACTTGTCCAAAATGCGGTAAACATCATGATAGGGATTTAAACGCCGCTATAAATATAAAGAAAGAAGGAGAAAGAATTTTTTTCTCCCGCAAGTAA